A window of the Aquimarina spinulae genome harbors these coding sequences:
- a CDS encoding class I SAM-dependent methyltransferase codes for MNTDIFGKAIKDFYNKEYTEDIIVQANDFDDDHIPISYLFRRYTEMPKIEQKALELSYGKVLDVGCGAGSHSLFLQNEQKLDIKAIDISEGAIEICKKRGVHHAMSQDIYDHTNAAYDTILLLMNGSGIIGTLDRIDRFFTHIKTLLAPGGQILMDSSDISYLFQDDDGGFWVDASAGYYGEMQYKLKYKEQESEWFDWLYVDYNTLQNAANANGLLSELIIEGENNDYLAKFTLA; via the coding sequence ATGAATACAGATATCTTCGGAAAAGCCATCAAAGATTTTTACAATAAAGAATACACTGAAGATATTATTGTACAGGCAAATGATTTTGATGATGATCATATCCCTATTTCTTACCTATTTAGAAGGTATACCGAAATGCCCAAAATAGAACAAAAGGCATTAGAGCTTTCATACGGAAAAGTACTAGACGTAGGTTGTGGTGCCGGAAGCCATAGTTTGTTTCTTCAAAATGAACAAAAACTAGACATAAAAGCTATAGATATATCCGAAGGCGCTATCGAGATTTGTAAAAAAAGAGGAGTACATCATGCCATGTCACAAGATATTTATGATCATACTAATGCCGCGTATGATACCATACTATTGTTAATGAATGGTAGTGGTATTATTGGTACTTTGGATCGCATTGATCGTTTTTTTACTCATATTAAAACACTTCTTGCTCCGGGAGGTCAAATTTTAATGGATTCATCAGATATTTCCTATCTTTTTCAAGATGACGATGGAGGTTTTTGGGTAGATGCCTCTGCTGGATATTATGGAGAAATGCAATACAAATTAAAATACAAAGAACAAGAATCAGAATGGTTTGATTGGTTATATGTTGATTATAATACACTTCAAAATGCAGCTAATGCCAATGGCTTACTGTCAGAATTAATAATTGAAGGAGAAAATAACGATTACCTGGCTAAGTTTACCTTAGCATAA
- a CDS encoding FAD-dependent oxidoreductase, with product MIQEPLHTVSELLKDNIDAFLKELNSHIPSNITISTNWGELDNVYKHNKNSQIFNRRLQYNPFVIVYCENESDVVITYKAAIDNKLPIRVRAGGHDHEGECTGTNVVLIDVSKMASLTIDPITKIASIGPGIRFQTLTSKLAEQDVMIPHGTCATVGIAGFTMGGGWGPWTRKMGMCCEHLVGANILLGDGTLQKLDVKNGSVPELLWALRGGGGMSYGIITELRIQTFTLPAVLHRFEVEWNCYEDQEPDTLNEEVPTIEILQKWEELIESPNTSNLIGTNLKINGRPWDTGEPVNIHTVYNNCVFYGYWEGDENSLCKFIDDYLKEKVSPYTLTIEPATGADYAHKNQYGSHLMGNWDRESHNKILNKLGLLREGTPLQPDYDIPAPHKITSRLVNTGGLDAQGKNGYKALFESLFSNLILDGNRKLGLFTYVTLGAIVGDYYMKHAENTDSAFPYKDKLYTIQYQCWWNTKKEEKEEFQDNFVYDRTNRSLDWIETSRDFDIPNTSGAFISFKDSSIPTKTYFDKSYERLKEIKETYSKDPYNHFRTRKTII from the coding sequence ATGATACAAGAACCTTTACACACAGTTTCAGAACTACTGAAAGACAATATTGATGCATTTTTAAAAGAACTGAATAGCCATATTCCATCAAATATAACAATATCGACCAATTGGGGAGAATTAGATAACGTGTATAAACATAATAAGAATAGTCAAATTTTTAATAGAAGACTTCAATACAATCCTTTTGTTATCGTGTATTGCGAAAACGAATCTGATGTAGTAATTACGTATAAAGCTGCTATAGATAACAAATTACCAATTCGGGTTCGTGCTGGGGGACATGATCATGAGGGAGAATGTACGGGGACAAATGTGGTATTGATTGATGTTTCAAAAATGGCTTCGTTAACTATAGATCCGATAACCAAGATTGCCAGTATAGGCCCAGGTATCCGCTTTCAAACGCTTACTTCTAAGCTCGCAGAACAAGATGTGATGATTCCACATGGTACTTGTGCCACTGTAGGAATTGCTGGCTTTACCATGGGAGGTGGCTGGGGGCCTTGGACCCGTAAAATGGGAATGTGCTGTGAACATCTGGTTGGAGCCAATATTTTATTGGGTGATGGAACCCTGCAGAAGCTGGATGTAAAAAATGGTTCTGTACCTGAATTACTATGGGCACTTAGAGGAGGTGGAGGTATGAGCTATGGTATCATAACCGAATTGCGTATACAAACCTTTACCTTACCCGCTGTACTACATCGTTTTGAGGTAGAATGGAATTGTTATGAAGATCAGGAACCAGATACATTAAATGAAGAAGTGCCAACAATTGAAATATTGCAAAAATGGGAAGAGTTAATCGAGTCACCAAATACTTCAAACCTTATAGGAACTAACTTGAAAATAAATGGGAGACCATGGGATACAGGAGAACCTGTAAATATCCACACAGTATATAATAATTGTGTTTTTTATGGATATTGGGAAGGAGATGAGAACAGCTTATGTAAGTTTATAGATGATTATCTTAAAGAAAAAGTTTCACCTTATACTCTTACCATAGAACCTGCAACCGGAGCAGATTATGCACATAAAAACCAATATGGTTCTCATTTAATGGGGAACTGGGACCGGGAATCACACAACAAAATTTTAAATAAATTAGGGTTGCTTAGAGAAGGAACCCCTTTACAACCAGATTATGATATTCCTGCTCCTCATAAAATCACATCAAGATTAGTCAATACTGGTGGATTAGATGCTCAAGGTAAAAATGGATACAAAGCCTTGTTCGAGAGTTTATTTTCTAACCTTATTTTAGATGGTAACAGAAAGTTGGGACTATTTACTTATGTGACTTTAGGAGCTATTGTTGGAGATTATTATATGAAACATGCAGAAAATACCGATAGTGCTTTTCCTTATAAGGACAAACTATATACTATACAATATCAATGCTGGTGGAATACAAAAAAAGAGGAGAAGGAAGAATTTCAAGATAACTTTGTGTATGATAGAACAAACCGCTCATTGGATTGGATAGAAACCAGTCGGGATTTTGATATTCCTAATACTTCAGGGGCTTTTATAAGCTTTAAAGATAGTTCAATCCCAACTAAAACTTATTTTGATAAAAGTTATGAACGTTTAAAAGAAATAAAAGAAACCTATTCCAAAGATCCATATAATCATTTTAGAACCCGAAAAACAATTATCTAA
- the lodB gene encoding lysine-epsilon-oxidase maturase LodB, which translates to MKCLDLEQEAEGNTMAYHFETDVLIVGGGPAGASTALSLLKYSDLKVMIVEQSDLDTLRVGEQVSPAIFDLLAYVDIHRTDFETNSFIYGYNHVAAWGSANLSSRHSISSTVEDSIQLDRKAFDLLLLERAGQRGASILPRTRCIDFKQTKEGDWTIELKHKTKGDILVKANFLVDATGRQNAVSRNLGLKPLKSDELVAIGAFVTFEKGKTPAQEVLLETVEEGWWYCATLPNDKIGLTLFTDAGIAKEKQLQKTHQFNQLLLNTRYIKNKVKQGAAYQSPWVRNAFSKLVDITPVKNYIAVGDAIASFDPISSMGIGFALSSACHASKTIIDFENSKDNTYRLDYQHNIDAIYKDYQQTKNQFYTTEQRWKESEFWQQRLMSNTIKSKMKSY; encoded by the coding sequence TTGAAATGCCTCGATCTGGAACAAGAAGCAGAAGGTAATACAATGGCATATCATTTTGAAACAGATGTACTTATTGTAGGAGGAGGCCCGGCAGGGGCTTCCACCGCATTAAGTTTATTAAAATATTCAGATCTTAAGGTAATGATCGTTGAACAAAGTGATTTAGATACCTTAAGGGTAGGGGAACAGGTAAGCCCGGCAATATTTGACTTACTTGCTTATGTGGATATCCATCGAACAGATTTTGAAACAAACAGCTTTATATATGGTTATAACCACGTAGCTGCCTGGGGTAGTGCTAATCTGTCCTCGAGACATTCCATTTCAAGCACAGTAGAGGATAGTATACAACTGGATCGGAAAGCTTTTGATTTATTATTATTAGAACGAGCTGGTCAAAGAGGAGCAAGCATTTTACCCAGAACCAGATGTATTGATTTTAAGCAAACCAAAGAAGGAGACTGGACGATTGAACTTAAGCATAAAACCAAAGGTGATATTTTGGTGAAGGCAAACTTTTTGGTTGATGCTACAGGACGGCAAAATGCAGTGTCCAGAAATTTGGGATTAAAACCGCTAAAAAGTGATGAATTAGTAGCAATAGGGGCTTTTGTAACTTTTGAAAAAGGAAAAACACCTGCACAAGAAGTGTTATTAGAAACAGTAGAAGAAGGTTGGTGGTACTGTGCTACCTTACCCAATGACAAAATAGGGCTAACACTATTTACAGATGCAGGAATTGCAAAGGAAAAGCAACTTCAGAAAACACATCAATTTAATCAATTACTTTTAAATACTAGATATATCAAAAATAAAGTAAAACAGGGGGCGGCATATCAATCGCCCTGGGTACGGAATGCTTTTTCAAAACTGGTAGATATTACTCCTGTAAAAAATTATATCGCTGTTGGTGATGCCATAGCGTCTTTTGACCCCATTTCTTCTATGGGAATTGGATTTGCCCTTAGTTCAGCTTGTCACGCTTCCAAAACGATCATTGATTTTGAAAATAGCAAGGACAATACATATAGGTTAGATTATCAACACAATATCGATGCTATTTATAAAGATTATCAACAGACTAAAAATCAGTTTTATACAACAGAACAACGCTGGAAAGAATCCGAATTTTGGCAACAAAGACTAATGAGTAATACTATAAAATCAAAAATGAAATCATACTGA
- the lodA gene encoding CTQ-dependent lysine 6-oxidase LodA, protein MQLSIHPSIGVARLGNSTTELCLSPDQIGGLPFDCDEHGNLTGPIKEFKDAKGLIKRQGQPFKIFDGNQNEITLDSEHIKSIEWTVHLANKKAAWYQFSELEGNLLFGSENSYENRGVPLRNPDTTDRQTLIIDPGPRTILGKNKSIAFDEENVPNGYPARFPPSKVKYGLPVEKLGDLLTDDKGRLIVFGGYGHAGGNEPLTSYGGSNTWHDDISDGTVYCTVTDTDDNEYKLSAWVIVGSPDFAPEIVNISTLSDTMFDVGVRNFDLDPDMYSKATGEWNTSFIVDFKRDILPIINRISRYQWVSNVQSMMAFTSNIFDFSDPSDGNKENRKQYLSYFRNNDAQPPVPPHLPQQQLFKENGGDIFPMMPLNSGSNSVSNINVNKFMALNETQLFLLGQWAEGKFVNNETPQAYPINPMDTVGVGNCVGLPMCPGIEVTWSMQNDVIYEAPYVIKQYENEEYYAQHGLNPSRDESEGGGCEPGDLTKRMACPWQADFFQCTVQYINFTVPSINKITLSNGTNVPLPPTYYTYWWPPQSPWDVIVGEFTDKGQGQTHLPAGQQVNYARGINSFVQMVEYWYALGFIRDKNGATPGYPYIVETERNNEQFSYKEVPVGEITGNDADNDTTIPVFFIEQNKHEVKKKSSKAKLLIEHLEMVVFNKIEIAPEGLEMPRSGTRSRR, encoded by the coding sequence ATGCAATTATCCATTCACCCATCTATTGGAGTTGCCCGATTAGGAAACAGTACAACTGAACTTTGTTTATCACCAGATCAGATAGGAGGACTTCCTTTTGATTGTGATGAACATGGGAATCTAACAGGGCCAATCAAAGAATTTAAAGATGCCAAAGGTCTTATTAAAAGACAAGGTCAGCCTTTTAAAATATTTGACGGAAATCAGAATGAAATCACTCTGGATTCTGAGCATATCAAATCTATTGAATGGACAGTGCATTTGGCGAATAAAAAAGCTGCCTGGTATCAGTTTAGTGAACTGGAAGGAAATTTATTATTCGGTTCTGAAAACAGTTATGAAAATCGTGGAGTACCTTTACGAAATCCTGATACGACCGATAGACAAACCTTGATTATAGACCCAGGACCTAGAACTATCCTGGGAAAGAATAAATCAATCGCTTTTGATGAGGAAAATGTACCAAATGGATATCCAGCACGATTCCCTCCTTCAAAGGTGAAATATGGATTACCTGTAGAAAAATTAGGAGATTTATTGACAGATGATAAAGGACGACTCATTGTATTTGGTGGATACGGGCATGCAGGAGGAAATGAACCCTTAACAAGTTATGGAGGCTCTAATACCTGGCACGATGATATTTCTGATGGAACGGTATATTGTACCGTTACAGATACAGATGATAATGAATATAAGCTTTCAGCATGGGTGATTGTAGGATCTCCTGATTTTGCTCCAGAGATTGTAAATATTTCTACCCTAAGTGATACGATGTTTGATGTTGGGGTACGTAATTTTGATTTGGATCCAGATATGTATTCAAAGGCTACAGGTGAATGGAATACCAGTTTTATTGTAGATTTTAAAAGAGACATACTTCCTATTATCAATAGGATAAGTCGTTACCAATGGGTTTCCAACGTTCAGTCGATGATGGCATTTACTAGTAACATTTTTGATTTTTCTGATCCATCAGATGGAAATAAAGAAAACCGTAAGCAATATCTATCTTATTTCAGAAACAATGATGCCCAACCGCCAGTGCCTCCACATTTACCACAACAACAATTGTTTAAAGAAAATGGAGGTGATATCTTTCCGATGATGCCATTGAATTCTGGTAGTAATTCTGTAAGCAATATCAATGTCAATAAATTTATGGCATTAAATGAAACCCAATTGTTTTTATTAGGACAATGGGCAGAAGGAAAATTTGTTAATAATGAAACTCCACAAGCATATCCTATCAATCCAATGGATACGGTAGGAGTAGGAAACTGTGTAGGGTTACCGATGTGTCCTGGTATTGAAGTTACATGGAGTATGCAAAATGATGTAATTTATGAGGCACCGTATGTAATCAAACAGTATGAAAATGAAGAGTATTATGCGCAACATGGATTGAACCCTTCTAGAGATGAGAGTGAAGGTGGTGGTTGTGAACCTGGAGATTTAACCAAAAGAATGGCATGCCCATGGCAAGCCGACTTTTTTCAATGTACAGTCCAGTATATCAATTTTACCGTACCCTCGATCAATAAAATAACACTTAGTAATGGGACTAATGTTCCGTTACCACCTACTTACTATACATATTGGTGGCCGCCACAAAGCCCTTGGGATGTGATCGTAGGTGAATTTACAGATAAGGGACAAGGACAAACGCACTTACCTGCAGGACAACAGGTTAATTATGCTCGTGGTATCAACAGTTTTGTACAAATGGTTGAGTATTGGTATGCACTTGGGTTTATCAGAGATAAAAATGGGGCAACTCCAGGATATCCATATATTGTAGAGACCGAAAGAAATAATGAACAATTCTCTTATAAAGAAGTACCCGTAGGAGAGATTACTGGAAATGATGCAGATAATGACACCACTATACCTGTATTTTTTATTGAGCAGAATAAGCATGAAGTAAAGAAGAAAAGTAGTAAGGCAAAACTATTGATAGAGCACTTAGAAATGGTCGTGTTTAATAAGATTGAAATAGCACCAGAAGGGCTTGAAATGCCTCGATCTGGAACAAGAAGCAGAAGGTAA
- a CDS encoding YkgJ family cysteine cluster protein, with protein sequence MQEFIDQLPKLAKDKHNENKKFFAKLKKRPPKKLDHIMQELHDEEFSNTDCLECANCCKTTGPLFTDKDVERIAKFLKIKPRQFEEQYLRTDEDGDLILQQTPCTFLGADNYCAIYEVRPKACREYPHTDRKKFQQISNLTLKNVAICPAAYTIVEKMKSKMPL encoded by the coding sequence ATGCAAGAATTTATAGACCAATTACCAAAACTGGCCAAAGATAAACATAACGAGAACAAAAAGTTCTTTGCTAAACTTAAAAAAAGACCGCCTAAAAAACTAGACCATATCATGCAGGAGTTACATGATGAAGAGTTTAGTAACACAGATTGTTTAGAATGTGCGAATTGCTGCAAAACTACGGGGCCGTTATTTACAGATAAAGATGTAGAGCGTATTGCGAAGTTTTTAAAAATAAAACCCAGACAGTTTGAAGAACAATACCTAAGAACAGATGAGGATGGAGATTTGATATTGCAACAAACTCCGTGTACTTTTCTTGGGGCCGATAATTACTGTGCTATTTATGAGGTAAGGCCAAAAGCATGCCGAGAGTATCCGCATACAGATCGTAAAAAATTTCAACAGATATCTAATCTAACATTGAAAAATGTAGCAATTTGCCCTGCGGCTTATACTATTGTAGAAAAAATGAAATCTAAAATGCCTTTATAG
- a CDS encoding Lipl32 family lipoprotein, whose translation MKTRILILLSIFALGTSIDAQAQKLKKFGGLTEKKIGPKTIKVPYTDVVTYLGYAAPGNEDEVKDGKKFYYIYVWIPAVAPELGIRMMSPVGKNKIKGATASAAYTENASSSDFFDTYITLERSDIISKDKITGEAVKSANWTVLERNDDSSEMPKQPSGSSYNSLLRYKSEVGDPLKALTAGLYRIGFTTYKTGEVKGTFLAQVAAPIKLPGVIMAKTIEELKKG comes from the coding sequence ATGAAAACAAGAATCTTAATTTTACTAAGCATATTTGCTTTAGGAACTTCTATTGATGCTCAAGCACAAAAACTAAAGAAATTTGGTGGTTTAACCGAAAAAAAGATAGGCCCAAAAACTATAAAGGTGCCTTATACAGATGTTGTAACTTATCTTGGATATGCTGCACCAGGTAATGAAGACGAGGTAAAAGATGGTAAGAAATTTTATTATATCTATGTTTGGATTCCTGCTGTGGCTCCAGAGCTTGGTATAAGAATGATGTCTCCGGTAGGTAAAAACAAAATAAAAGGAGCTACTGCATCTGCTGCATATACAGAAAATGCAAGTTCTAGTGATTTCTTTGATACTTATATTACGTTAGAACGTTCTGATATTATAAGTAAAGATAAAATTACCGGAGAAGCTGTAAAAAGTGCTAACTGGACTGTTCTAGAACGTAATGATGACAGTAGTGAAATGCCTAAACAACCTAGCGGAAGTAGTTACAATTCGTTATTAAGATATAAAAGTGAAGTTGGTGATCCTCTTAAAGCATTAACTGCTGGATTATACCGTATTGGTTTTACAACATACAAAACTGGTGAGGTAAAAGGTACTTTCTTAGCTCAGGTTGCTGCTCCTATCAAATTACCAGGAGTAATAATGGCCAAAACTATCGAAGAGTTAAAAAAAGGATAA
- a CDS encoding RNA polymerase sigma factor codes for MEPIKINDYKTHKISDSDVICRIHSGEKELYEILLRRNNQKLYRVIRSYINDLAEIEDIMQNTYLKAYEKLYQFKHNSQFSTWLIRIGINETLARLKTKGKYLNLYKSENSVSNDFVLEIPDTEQLNPEKKMIRQEAKQILEKTIDLLDVKYRTVYVLREIEGMSMAEISDCLGLTVSNVKVRLHRAKEMIREELYELSQDTDIFEFGFSKCDTIVDKVMNAI; via the coding sequence ATGGAACCCATTAAAATCAATGATTATAAAACTCATAAAATATCAGATTCTGATGTAATATGCCGTATTCATTCTGGAGAAAAAGAGCTGTATGAAATCTTACTAAGAAGAAATAATCAAAAACTATATCGAGTTATTCGAAGTTATATAAATGATCTTGCAGAAATTGAAGACATAATGCAAAACACATATTTAAAAGCCTATGAAAAACTCTACCAGTTTAAGCACAACTCGCAATTCTCTACCTGGTTGATACGAATTGGAATAAATGAAACTCTAGCTCGATTAAAAACAAAAGGAAAATATCTTAATTTATATAAATCTGAAAATAGCGTATCGAATGATTTTGTTCTCGAGATTCCTGATACTGAACAATTAAATCCCGAAAAAAAAATGATCCGACAAGAAGCAAAACAGATCTTAGAAAAAACTATTGATCTACTAGATGTAAAATATCGAACCGTTTATGTTCTTAGAGAAATTGAAGGAATGAGTATGGCCGAAATATCAGATTGTTTGGGGTTAACAGTTTCTAATGTAAAGGTTCGCCTACATCGTGCCAAAGAGATGATTAGAGAAGAACTCTATGAACTCTCTCAGGATACCGATATCTTCGAATTTGGATTTAGTAAATGTGATACTATCGTAGATAAGGTAATGAATGCTATCTAA